GGGGCGATATCTTGCGTTGGAATTTACAGGAAAATGTTCCCGGAGAATTTCCGTTTGCTTCAGGATTATATCCGTTTAAGCGTGAAGGCGAAGATCCGTCAAGAATGTTTGCCGGAGAAGGCGGACCGGAAAGAACCAACAAACGTTTTCATTATGTGAGCGCAGGATTGCCGGCAAAACGACTTTCGACTGCTTTTGATAGTGTGACTTTGTACGGAAACGACCCGGATATTCGTCCTGATATTTACGGAAAAATCGGTAATGCGGGAGTTTCGATTTGTTGTTTGGATGATGCTAAAAAATTATATTCAGGTTTTGATTTGGTGCACGCTTTAACATCTGTAAGTATGACCATAAACGGACCAGCGCCAATGTTGTTGGGCTTTTTTATGAATGCGGCGATCGATCAGCAATGTGAATATTACATCAAAGCAAACGATCTTGAAAAAGAAGTTGAGGCTAAAATCAACAAAATATACAAAGAAAAAGGGACAGAAAGACCAAGATATCAAGGCGATTTACCAGAAGGAAACAACGGTTTAGGATTAATGCTTTTGGGAGTTACCGGAGATCAGGTTTTGCCTTTGGAAGTTTATAATGAAATAAAAGTTAAAACATTATCACAAGTTCGTGGAACGGTTCAAGCCGATATTTTAAAAGAAGATCAGGCGCAAAACACTTGTATTTTCTCTACCGAATTTGCTCTAAGATTAATGGGCGACGTGCAGGAATATTTTATTACCAAGAACGTTCGTAATTTCTATTCGGTTTCGATTTCAGGATATCATATTGCAGAGGCAGGGGCGAACCCAATTACGCAATTGGCATTTACGCTTTCGAATGGTTTCACTTACGTGGAATATTACTTAAGCCGCGGAATGAATATCAACGATTTTGGACCAAATTTATCGTTCTTTTTCTCCAACGGAGTAGATCCGGAATATTCAGTAATTGGTCGTGTGGCACGTAAAATTTGGGCAAAAGCCATGAAAAACAAATACGGAGCCAACGAAAGAGCGCAAATGCTAAAATATCATATTCAGACTTCCGGACGTTCATTACACGCACAGGAAATTGATTTTAATGATATCAGAACGACTTTGCAGGCTTTGTATGCGATTTATGACAACTGTAATTCGCTACATACAAATGCTTACGATGAAGCGATTACAACACCAACCGAAGAATCTGTGCGTAGAGCAATGGCGATTCAGTTGATTATTAATAAAGAATTAGGTCTGGCGAAAAACGAAAACCCAATTCAAGGTTCGTTTATCATCGAAGAATTAACAGATTTAGTTGAAGCAGCCGTTCTACAAGAATTCGACCGAATCACAGAGCGTGGCGGAGTTCTTGGAGCAATGGAAACAATGTACCAACGTTCTAAAATTCAGGAAGAAAGTTTGTATTACGAAACTCTAAAACACAACGGAGATTTCCCAATTGTGGGAGTAAACACTTTCTTGAGTTCAAAAGGTTCTCCAACGGTAATTCCGGCAGAAGTAATTCGCGCCACTGAAGAAGAAAAGCAATATCAAATTACAATGCTAGATAATTTACACCAGTTTCACGAAGCAAAAGTAAACGAGCATTTAAACAAACTACAAGAAGCCGCAATTAAAAACGAAAACTTATTCGACCATTTAATGGAAGCTACAAAGGTTTGTTCGCTTGGTCAGATTACTTCGGCATTGTTTGAAGTTGGCGGGCAATATAGAAGAAATATGTAGAATTTACTGTTTTATAGATTTATGGAAAAACCTCTCAGATAATGGGAGGTTTTTTTGTTGGCTTTTTGATTTTGATTAAATTATTTGATTTACGGTTTTCCTCATTTTTATAAGAAAATGTTTCTTTATATTAGCTGATCAGAAATATAAAAATTAACTATTTAAAGAAAAACTTAATAATACATATATGGAGCAAGAATTACAATTGTTTAGATATGTGAAAAAATATCTAGAGGATCTAGGTTATCCTTCTGAAAGTATTTTTTTTGAATATCCGACAGATAACAGAAACAGGATTGACGTTGTTGTTAAGAAAGAAGATGGTATTTACATTGTTATTGAAGTTAAAAACCGAAATAGCTTAAATTTACAGGCGATTGATGATATTGAGTATCATCCATTAACAAGGAGGGTTCAAAAAGAAGCACAAGAAGTAAATGCGGAATATTTTGTACTAACAAATGGATATGAATATTTATGGATGAAAACTGGCGTTGGAGGACGTCCTGAAAAAGTTGAAGAAGTTATTTATTCAGCTTTTAATGTCATTAAAAATACAGAAAAGCAGTTTTTTAATATTGTTTTAAATCATGTTTTTGAATACTTAAAAAGTTTTCCAATAACAGGTAATAGATTGTATGATATTTCTATAATAATATATGGTAAATTAAAAAAAGAGATTAACTATCGTTTTGATTTAAATGATATTGAATATAATTATTTTATTAATAATGAGATAAACTACTTATATAATAGAAAATATTCTGATCGTGAAATTATCTCGGATGCTATTGAAAGACTGGAAAGTATTAATCTACTTGAAAATAATTTGACTGTAATTGAGTTTATTGATGATTTATTTTTAAAGAATTCTAAAGATTTAATAATTCCAAGATGGCTTACTGATTTAATGGTTAAGATTTTGAATCCTAATAAAGAAGATAAAATTGTAGATATGTTTGCAAGAAATGGTTCTTTTTCTTCTTCAATTTATTTCAATGAAAATGAGAATGTTTTATCATATTATACAAATACGGAATACTATTATTGGATTAAAATACAGCAATTACTTTTTCTAAAGAGGGAGACTGAGATTATTTTAGAACCTACTCCAATTAATGGAAAGTTTAAATTTTCTGGAGATATCCCTAAATCATTTTTAATCGCGCCGCCTTTTAATGTTAAAGTAGCTAATATAATAAATGAAGATTATGATTATAGAGGAATTAAAGATAGCACTTCACTATTTATTGAAAATGCATTAAATTCTGTTGGAGAAAATGGAAAAGTTGTTGTAATTGTTCCCGATAGTTTTTTATCTTCAAATCAATTTTTAAAGTTTAGAAAATATATTATTAATAACAATAGTATAGACTCTATAATTAGTCTTCCACAAGATAGTTTTAAACCTTATTCTTCAGTAAAAACAACACTCCTAACTATTATAAAAGGCAAAAAAAATGTAGGAACTTTTTTTGCAACATTAGAGGATAGTCCAAAGGAATATTTGATTGATTGTTCAAAATTTGAAAATATTCACTGTATACTGACAAATCTTGCAAAATTTAGATCTTCTAAAGAAGTAGATCCATCAAAATTAGGTTTTATTGTAGATGACGTAAATTTTGAAAATTTGCATTTTTCAAAGTATCTTTTTACACAAAATTTGGATGAAGAAGATTTTAATAAAAATTATATTTTTATTCCATTAAAAGAATTATCATATAATATTTTTCGTGGAGATCAGTTAGTATCTGATAAAATTGGAGATATTCCATATATAGGACCAGCTTCTGTTAGAAGGATGAGAATAGTAGAAGATGGGTTTTCATATACATCTAAAAAACTTATTCCTAAGAAAAGCATTAAGACTGAGTTTGGTCAAATATTAATAAATGCAATTGGACCAAATAGAGGAAAAGCCGCTTTGGTTACTTCTGAATATAGTAATATGTTTATAAACAGACATATTATAGGACTTAAAGTAAAAGAAAATTTAGTATTGCCTGAATATTTAGCAATTGCTATAAATAGTAAAATTGTACAAGAGCAATTTTTGGATAAAAGTAGTGGTTCAGTGATACCTTCATTGAATTTTAAAAGTTTAGAAGAAATAATTATTCCTTTGCCAAGTATAGAAATTCAGGAAAAAACTATTTTAGAATTTAACGCCCTTTCTGAAGAATATGGTACTGCCCTTGTTAAAATTTCCAATCTTGAGAGTGAATTAAATGAAAAATTAAATACTTTAGGAAGGGAGGAGAAAAAAATATGAATTCATTTCCTATAATAAGTATTGAAGAATTGCAAAATTGTTTCGATCGAGTGTGTAATATATATGTAAGTGATAAAAGAAAAATTTTAGAAGCTACAGAACGCGCAATGTTCGGGCAAATTTCTCCTTACAGAATTAATGCTGATACATTTGAAAATCAAATAACAGTTATTAGAAATAAAATTAGGAGAACTGCTGACAGGTCAGGACAAAATTTATTGATTAAAATTATCGAAGAATTATATGATTACCTATTAGCAAATGGTGTAATAGGAGTTTCACAAGATAATTTTCTTGATAACGCTTTCTTTAATTTGTCTACAGACAATAAAATTCGATATAGATCTAATGCTGAATGGGAATGGGAATGGAGAATATCAGTTCAAGAGTATGATTTAGAAATAAAAATTGGATTGAGAAATAAAAATTATCATATCAATGAAATTGTACCTGACCATGTATTACAATATATACAGCAAAGTATAATAGCTTTTAATAATAATAGAAATGCAGCTTCTTTAGCATTGATTTCAGTAGCACTGGAAGGAACATTAAGAGATGCATTACATCATTTGGGTTATACTTATACCTATGGCGCACCAACTCAAGATGTGTATGATATTTCTGATATAAATATTTTTCCCGACCCAAATGGATTTAGAGTCAGTTTTCCCAATGCTATGCCTAATAATTACAGTACATATTTAACTAATCCTACAGATCCAACACATCATACATGCAGGATAAAAAGGTTTCAAAAAGGGGCCGATTTTTTTCTGGAGATTAGAAGTGTAAGCAATATTATAGATTTTTGGTCTTCAGATAATGTTGTAACGCCTGCTATTATGAATATTAGTGGCTTAGGTGCTGCCATTAATATTGCAAGAAATCATGCCAATTTTTTAACAGATTTAGATTTACCAAGTGATTCTGATAATGTTATTCAAATAGTGAGAAATAATTTAATTCATCTATCAAATAATGCACTTTTGGAAAATGTATCGACTAGTTCAGGAACAATTACTCTAGGTGATTTTATTAAAGATAAAAATAAAGTTTCGGATACTATTTTATCCATTACAGAAGCTATAAACAGCATATATATTCGGCTATCAACTAATACTTTATAAATGAATTAATGGTTTTAAAAAAGCAGATTTTAAATTATCTGCTTTTTTTAATCCTATAAAACATTAACCAACCATTTCCCCAACATAACTCAAAAACTCAAATTCATCCAAAGGAAACATTTGCACAACAGTTTCCAGAATCAAACTCACATTTATAGATTCGTTTTTCTTTTCTTCGATTTTATGCATATCGTGATCTAGTGCCAAAATACATAATTTTAGCATATCTGTAATGACGCAACCTAATTCTAAATAATTGACAACCCTAAATTGAACTACAGAACTATTTTTGCTATTTGTTGGTTTTAGAGTTGTAAAATATTGAGCGGTTAATCTTTTAAGTTTTGCTAATTTTTCAATTTCATTTGTTTCCATAAGGCGTATATTTTTAATTTGTTTATTGTTAATCGTTTTTATAATTTATTATAATAAAAATCTTACTTTTGTTTAACTTGGCGAAGGAAGCGATAGATTGTATGTTACCAAACCTGTTTGGCGGGTATCTGAACAGTTGAAATAAGTTTTTTACCAGTTGAAGTTTTTCACACTTAATTATTATCTTTGAATTATGAGCACACTTACAAAACCAAATCATATAGGGCGAAAAATAAGCCGTATTCGTGAACTTCGTGATATGAAACAGGAAGCTTTGGCGCTTGCTTTAGGAATAAGTCAGCAAACGATTTCTGCTATTGAAAACAGCGAAACAATAGAAGAAGAAAGACTTATTGAAGTTGCGAAAGCACTTGGTGTAACAGTTGAAGCGATTAAAAGTTTTTCAGAAGAAGGTATGATTAATTATTTTAATACTTTTAACGATACAAATAATACTGGTGCATTTAATTTTGGCACAAATCATTGCACTTTCAATCCTTTAGATAAATTAATGGAAACCGTAGAAGAAAACAAAAATCTTTACGAACGTTTGCTTCAGGCGGAAAAAGATAAAGTCGAATATTTAGAAAAATTACTAAAGCAGAAATAAAGATATTCATTCAAAAACCTTTCAGAAATGAAAGGTTTTTTTATTTTAGTGTTATGAAAAACACGATCTATTATATTCTATTTCTTTTGGTTACGGTTTTTGGTTTTGCTCAGGATAAGCAATTGTTGCAAACCGGAGTTATTATCGATTCGGTTAAAGTTGCAAGCACTCCAACGGAATCGTATGCAATATATTTGCCTAAAAAATACGATGCTAAAACTCCATTGTCTTTGGTTTTTATTTTCGAACCAGCCGCAAGAGGTAAAATAGGGATTGAGCCCTTTATTTTGGCTGCCGA
This genomic window from Flavobacterium sp. 9 contains:
- a CDS encoding methylmalonyl-CoA mutase family protein → MEQQKPYNPKNKVRIVTAASLFDGHDAAINIMRRIIQSTGVEVIHLGHDRSVEEVVNTAIQEDANAIAMTSYQGGHNEYFKYMYDLLHEKGAGHIKIFGGGGGVILPSEISELHEYGITRIYSPDDGRSLGLQGMINDLVERADYPIGDKLNGEIDHIENKIPTAIARLISAAENFPEIAKPVFDQIHTNNANSKIPVLGITGTGGAGKSSLVDELVRRFLIDFPEKTIGLISVDPSKRKTGGALLGDRIRMNAINNPRVYMRSLATRQSNLALSKYVAEAIQVLKAAKYDLIILETSGIGQSDTEIMDHSDVSLYVMTPEFGAATQLEKIDMLDFADLVALNKFDKRGALDAIRDVKKQYQRNHNLWDINPDEMPVFGTIASQFNDPGMNTLYKAIMDKIVEKTESELKSTFQITKEMSEKIFVIPPHRTRYLSEIAENNRSYDEIALSQQKVAQKLYGIFKTIESVSGKIPQINKAGIDDNSVILSEVEGLNENRIFLNLLLNQFDKVKMDLDPYNWEIILNWDEKVAKYKNPIYSFKVRDKEIKIATHSESLSHLQIPKIALPKYEAWGDILRWNLQENVPGEFPFASGLYPFKREGEDPSRMFAGEGGPERTNKRFHYVSAGLPAKRLSTAFDSVTLYGNDPDIRPDIYGKIGNAGVSICCLDDAKKLYSGFDLVHALTSVSMTINGPAPMLLGFFMNAAIDQQCEYYIKANDLEKEVEAKINKIYKEKGTERPRYQGDLPEGNNGLGLMLLGVTGDQVLPLEVYNEIKVKTLSQVRGTVQADILKEDQAQNTCIFSTEFALRLMGDVQEYFITKNVRNFYSVSISGYHIAEAGANPITQLAFTLSNGFTYVEYYLSRGMNINDFGPNLSFFFSNGVDPEYSVIGRVARKIWAKAMKNKYGANERAQMLKYHIQTSGRSLHAQEIDFNDIRTTLQALYAIYDNCNSLHTNAYDEAITTPTEESVRRAMAIQLIINKELGLAKNENPIQGSFIIEELTDLVEAAVLQEFDRITERGGVLGAMETMYQRSKIQEESLYYETLKHNGDFPIVGVNTFLSSKGSPTVIPAEVIRATEEEKQYQITMLDNLHQFHEAKVNEHLNKLQEAAIKNENLFDHLMEATKVCSLGQITSALFEVGGQYRRNM
- a CDS encoding N-6 DNA methylase — encoded protein: MEQELQLFRYVKKYLEDLGYPSESIFFEYPTDNRNRIDVVVKKEDGIYIVIEVKNRNSLNLQAIDDIEYHPLTRRVQKEAQEVNAEYFVLTNGYEYLWMKTGVGGRPEKVEEVIYSAFNVIKNTEKQFFNIVLNHVFEYLKSFPITGNRLYDISIIIYGKLKKEINYRFDLNDIEYNYFINNEINYLYNRKYSDREIISDAIERLESINLLENNLTVIEFIDDLFLKNSKDLIIPRWLTDLMVKILNPNKEDKIVDMFARNGSFSSSIYFNENENVLSYYTNTEYYYWIKIQQLLFLKRETEIILEPTPINGKFKFSGDIPKSFLIAPPFNVKVANIINEDYDYRGIKDSTSLFIENALNSVGENGKVVVIVPDSFLSSNQFLKFRKYIINNNSIDSIISLPQDSFKPYSSVKTTLLTIIKGKKNVGTFFATLEDSPKEYLIDCSKFENIHCILTNLAKFRSSKEVDPSKLGFIVDDVNFENLHFSKYLFTQNLDEEDFNKNYIFIPLKELSYNIFRGDQLVSDKIGDIPYIGPASVRRMRIVEDGFSYTSKKLIPKKSIKTEFGQILINAIGPNRGKAALVTSEYSNMFINRHIIGLKVKENLVLPEYLAIAINSKIVQEQFLDKSSGSVIPSLNFKSLEEIIIPLPSIEIQEKTILEFNALSEEYGTALVKISNLESELNEKLNTLGREEKKI
- a CDS encoding helix-turn-helix domain-containing protein, whose product is MSTLTKPNHIGRKISRIRELRDMKQEALALALGISQQTISAIENSETIEEERLIEVAKALGVTVEAIKSFSEEGMINYFNTFNDTNNTGAFNFGTNHCTFNPLDKLMETVEENKNLYERLLQAEKDKVEYLEKLLKQK